A single window of Drosophila suzukii chromosome 3, CBGP_Dsuzu_IsoJpt1.0, whole genome shotgun sequence DNA harbors:
- the LOC118876746 gene encoding transmembrane protein 245 isoform X1 encodes MNRSEPIPIRRDRSFDSVLNRLLRMRSQNHESFRAAMYNFLIAAGVGAFVAVCFILGPFVRPLLWAFLMGAVLFPFKRRLAESVNGWFQRLEERDSNVLVSICLSPLEATEHCGRLLIGWLCEHWQLLLAGCGVAGCIKLLVLYAPKGFLLALWHWITFSHGLFVQIIGFLNVYVLISLVVVYLTCVHFFWTPENSAHFVVAGQSMWIAVAGYLSSFLGALQVPVFLLVMAYVTASTAYHLQTIDDSGSYLHRLQKLFDKNDFERSLSNFSICGRTNNEPLSPGMQSDVEDISLSDTVDSTDTFDAKPGTEAPGHQSDTFFKLLFYACLGTFLYRNVWMFILAAIPVFLHLIYTVGAYTGITQFACNKISEVYAALRSWAIEHHSAVLPLCLPGVLELNYKINTIVRDSLKSSVESVTSILMIILMLLIIVFLSVFFCVNIYSETIEVAYLGKDLINKTITDRPELIDILPANMQSSIDDALDNAHHYGRRKIETYIDDWLADADKVHATKLKEQILDVWDRLIQYWIDFNKAGTSYGPRVPTDALKSTFGEIVDNPGHFKELVLVAKQGIIGWAQSNTQTILEVAESLWHIIRTNLSMIMGVTGEILSLVLSGGQACIEFILDMIVFFTALFYLLSSSQEKYAPLQITKYLGYSSSGIKIADALENSITVVLISMFRCSTFTGLFTWLVHTIFGARIVFLPSALAAMLAAAPFLGSYWCAVPAFLELWLAQDRFYAGLILFLLQFFVPSSFETAIYADLKGGGHPYLNGLAIAGGMYWIGWQGAIFGPLMLCFFIGLFEVATLAMRSHQDPRNSTDEETRTTSIACRANETANDSTTKTKDVTDGKSVAGGKPVELKIVTKTKTFHLLNAKEKQ; translated from the exons atgAATCGATCTGAACCGATTCCTATCCGGAGAGACCGGTCTTTCGACAGTGTGCTCAATCGACTGCTCCGGATGAGGTCCCAGAACCATGAGAGTTTTCGCGCTGCCATGTACAACTTCCTAATCGCCGCTGGAGTGGGGGCCTTCGTGGCCGTGTGCTTCATCCTCGGGCCCTTCGTCCGCCCGCTGTTGTGGGCCTTCCTCATGGGTGCCGTGCTCTTCCCGTTCAAACGGCGGCTGGCGGAGAGTGTAAACGGTTGGTTCCAGCGCCTGGAGGAACGTGACTCCAATGTTCTGGTTTCTATCTGCCTGTCCCCGTTGGAGGCCACTGAGCACTGCGGTCGCTTGCTGATCGGATGGCTCTGCGAGCACTGGCAACTACTCCTAGCCGGATGCGGAGTGGCCGGGTGCATCAAGCTGTTGGTCCTGTACGCGCCCAAGGGCTTCCTCTTGGCGCTCTGGCACTGGATAACCTTTTCGCACGGCCTGTTCGTTCAAATTATCGGATTCCTCAACGTGTACGTG CTTATCTCCCTGGTTGTGGTCTACTTGACCTGTGTGCACTTCTTCTGGACGCCAGAGAACAGCGCTCATTTCGTGGTCGCCGGTCAGTCCATGTGGATAGCCGTGGCTGGCTATCTGAGCAGCTTCCTTGGCGCTCTCCAGGTGCCGGTTTTCCTGCTGGTCATGGCCTATGTAACAGCCTCTACGGCGTATCATCTGCAGACGATAGATGATTCGGGATCCTACCTGCATCGCCTGCAAAAGTTGTTCGACAAGAACGATTTCGAGAGATCGCTGAGCAACTTTAGCATTTGCGGCAGAACCAACAATGAGCCACTAAGTCCGGGTATGCAATCGGATGTGGAGGACATCTCGCTGAGCGACACGGTCGACTCCACGGACACATTTGATGCCAAGCCGGGAACAGAAGCGCCAGGCCACCAGAGCGATACGTTCTTTAAGCTCCTGTTCTACGCTTGTCTGGGCACTTTCCTTTATCGCAACGTGTGGATGTTTATACTAGCTGCTATTCCAGTATTCCTGCACCTCATCTACACAGTGGGAGCGTACACGGGTATTACCCAGTTTGCTTGTAACAAAATCAGTGAAGTTTACGCAGCACTGCGA TCGTGGGCCATCGAACACCACTCCGCTGTGCTGCCGCTGTGCCTGCCTGGCGTTCTGGAACTGAACTACAAGATCAATACTATCGTGCGGGACTCGTTGAAGTCCTCTGTAGAATCAGTAACTTCCATCCTTATGATCATTCTTATGTTGCTCATCATCGTATTTCTGAGCGTGTTCTTTTGCGTGAACATATACTCGGAGACGATTGAGGTTGCTTACCTGGGCAAGGATCTAATTAACAAGACGATCACAGATCGGCCTGAGCTAATTGATATCTTGCCAGCGAACATGCAATCGTCAATCGATGATGCCTTAGACAATGCACACCACTATGGTCGCCGCAAAATCGAGACCTACATTGACGACTGGCTTGCGGATGCTGACAAAGTGCACGCCACCAAGCTGAAGGAGCAGATCCTCGACGTGTGGGACAGACTCATCCAGTATTGGATCGATTTTAACAAGGCGGGCACCTCGTACGGTCCGCGAGTACCAACGGATGCGCTGAAGAGTACATTTGGGGAAATCGTCGACAATCCAG GACATTTTAAAGAGCTAGTTTTAGTGGCAAAACAGGGCATTATTGGCTGGGCGCAGAGCAACACGCAGACGATCCTCGAGGTTGCCGAGTCCTTGTGGCACATTATTCGAACCAATCTGTCAATGATCATGGGCGTGACCGGAGAAATTCTATCGCTAGTACTATCTGGTGGACAGGCGTGCATTGAATTTATATTGGACATG ATTGTATTCTTCACGGCCCTGTTCTATCTGCTTTCAAGCAGTCAGGAGAAGTACGCGCCGCTGCAGATCACCAAGTACCTGGGTTACTCCAGTTCGGGGATCAAAATTGCCGATGCCCTGGAGAATTCAATTACCGTGGTCCTAATTTCCATGTTCCGGTGCTCGACATTTACGGGCTTGTTCACCTGGTTGGTGCACACGATTTTTGGGGCCCGGATAGTATTCCTACCGTCCGCTTTGGCGGCCATGCTGGCAGCGGCTCCTTTTCTAGGCAGTTACTGGTGTGCGGTACCAGCCTTTTTAGAGCTCTGGCTGGCCCAGGACCGGTTTTATGCAGGACTTATACTGTTCCTGCTTCAATTCTTTGTGCCCTCATCTTTTGAAACGGCCATATATGCGGACCTAAAAGG TGGTGGACATCCGTACCTGAATGGTCTGGCCATAGCCGGAGGCATGTATTGGATCGGCTGGCAAGGAGCTATCTTCGGACCCTTGATGCTTTGCTTCTTCATCGGTCTCTTCGAGGTGGCCACTCTGGCCATGCGCAGCCATCAAGATCCCAG GAACAGCACTGATGAGGAGACACGCACCAC CTCAATCGCCTGTAGGGCCAACGAAACCGCTAACGACAGCACAACGAAAACGAAAGACGTTACAGATGGAAAGTCTGTGGCAGGGGGAAAACCTGTTGAGCTAAA